In Rhizobium leguminosarum, a genomic segment contains:
- a CDS encoding helix-turn-helix domain-containing protein, producing the protein MINADGERLDLPDALTDIMYRAAELLADGRPVTVLPDEEMLSTQAAADILNVSRQYLVRLVDTGELAGEKVGSHRRLRAADVAAFKAVRDAKRTSALDRLSSLSEDAGGYELEIKQR; encoded by the coding sequence GTGATCAATGCCGATGGTGAACGCCTGGACCTGCCAGATGCGCTGACCGACATCATGTATAGGGCCGCCGAGCTCCTCGCAGACGGAAGACCGGTAACGGTTTTGCCCGACGAAGAGATGCTGTCAACGCAAGCGGCCGCCGATATTCTCAACGTATCGAGGCAATATCTCGTGCGTTTGGTCGATACAGGCGAGCTCGCTGGCGAGAAAGTGGGAAGTCACCGGCGTTTGAGAGCAGCGGATGTCGCAGCGTTCAAGGCTGTGCGTGACGCCAAGCGAACATCGGCGCTGGATCGGTTGAGTTCATTGAGCGAAGACGCTGGCGGCTATGAGCTCGAAATCAAACAGCGCTGA
- a CDS encoding error-prone DNA polymerase, producing MRYAELQVTSHFSFLRGASGCDELFATAKALGIEALGIVDRDSLAGMVRAWEAAKETGVRLVVGCRLDLSDGMSVLVYPTDRAAYSRLCRLLSLGKERGGKGNCVLDLTDVAVYAEGLLAILIPDEADDLCAVHLRKIKEIFGDRAYMALTLRRRPNDQLRLHELNTLAIRQKVRTVVTNDVLFHEPGRRQLQDVVTCIRHRTTIDQAGFLRERHADRFLKPPEEMHRLFGRYPEALARTREIVDRCRFEMNDLTYQYPEEAIIPGLTAQQSLEKFTWEGVRDRYPEGVPDDVVKTLNHELDLIRRLDYAPYFLTVYSIVRFARSQHILCQGRGSAANSAVCYVLGITAIDPAANDLLFERFISAERNEPPDIDVDFEHARREEVIQWIYKTYGRQKAALCATVTRYRAKGALRDVGKVLGPPEDMITALSAGVWGWSKEGVGKKQVSELNLNMSDRRLRLTWELAQQLMGAPRHLGQHPGGFVLTNDRLDELVPIEQARMEDRQTIEWDKDDIEALKFMKVDVLALGMLTCMARSFAFLEEHKGVTLDLATIEPEDPPTYAMIRKADTLGTFQIESRAQMSMLPRLKPQTYYDLVIQVAIVRPGPIQGDMVHPYLRRREGKEAVVYPKPELEAVLGKTLGVPLFQESAMKVAIVCAGFTAGEADALRRSMATFKFTGGVSKFKDKLVQGMVKNGYTEEFAEKTFSQLEGFGSYGFPESHAASFALIAYASAFVKCHYPDVFCAALINAQPMGFYAPAQIVTDARAHGVTIRPVCINHSRWDCTLEEISGTDDHAVRLGMRLVKGLPEQDAAKIAVARGDEPFVSIDDMWRRAGVPLPLFAAAADRERAVIAEQQEPDVTLRQMTEGANVVEDYGHTGVTLRAHPVSFLREDLTRRNIVTCAEATSARDGRWLMTSGLVLVRQKPGSAKGVMFMTIEDETGVANIVVWPSLFEKQRRVVLGSAMMAINGKIQREGGVVHLVAQRMFDLTTDLASLGERDTFRVPTGRGDEFAHGSPGSPDSRERPPMGVKAREIYIDDLHIDTLKVKSRNFH from the coding sequence ATGCGCTACGCCGAACTCCAGGTCACCAGTCATTTTTCCTTTTTGCGCGGCGCGTCAGGTTGCGATGAGCTGTTCGCCACCGCCAAGGCACTCGGCATCGAGGCGCTTGGCATTGTCGATCGCGACAGCCTGGCCGGAATGGTGCGCGCCTGGGAGGCGGCCAAGGAAACCGGCGTCCGGCTGGTCGTCGGCTGCAGGCTTGATTTGTCAGATGGCATGTCGGTGCTGGTCTATCCGACCGACCGGGCCGCCTATTCGAGGCTTTGCCGGCTTTTGTCGCTCGGCAAGGAGCGGGGCGGCAAGGGAAATTGCGTCCTCGATCTGACGGATGTCGCCGTCTATGCAGAGGGCCTGCTCGCCATCCTGATCCCTGACGAGGCTGATGACCTGTGCGCCGTCCACCTGCGCAAGATAAAAGAGATATTTGGCGACCGCGCCTATATGGCGCTGACGCTGCGGCGACGGCCGAACGACCAACTGCGCCTGCACGAGCTCAACACCCTGGCGATCCGGCAGAAGGTCCGGACGGTCGTCACCAACGACGTGCTGTTTCACGAGCCGGGCAGGCGACAGCTGCAGGATGTCGTCACCTGCATTCGTCATCGCACGACAATTGATCAGGCCGGTTTCCTGCGCGAGCGGCACGCCGATCGTTTTCTGAAACCGCCAGAGGAAATGCACCGGCTGTTCGGCCGCTATCCTGAGGCGCTCGCCCGTACCCGAGAGATTGTCGACCGCTGTCGCTTCGAGATGAACGACCTCACATACCAATATCCCGAGGAAGCCATCATCCCTGGACTGACGGCGCAGCAGTCGTTGGAAAAATTCACCTGGGAGGGCGTTCGCGATCGGTATCCCGAAGGGGTGCCTGACGATGTGGTGAAGACCCTCAATCACGAACTCGATCTGATCCGCAGACTCGACTACGCCCCGTATTTCCTGACCGTCTACAGCATCGTCCGCTTTGCGCGATCTCAGCATATTCTCTGCCAGGGTCGCGGAAGTGCGGCCAATTCCGCCGTCTGTTATGTGCTGGGGATTACGGCGATCGATCCGGCCGCAAACGATCTGCTTTTCGAGCGCTTTATCTCAGCCGAGCGCAACGAGCCGCCCGACATCGACGTCGATTTCGAACATGCCAGACGCGAAGAGGTGATCCAGTGGATCTACAAGACCTATGGTCGGCAGAAGGCTGCCCTTTGCGCGACCGTCACCCGCTATCGCGCCAAAGGCGCGCTGCGTGATGTCGGCAAGGTACTTGGCCCGCCTGAAGACATGATCACGGCGCTGTCGGCCGGTGTCTGGGGCTGGAGCAAGGAGGGCGTCGGCAAAAAACAGGTCAGCGAGTTGAACTTGAACATGTCCGACCGGCGACTGCGGCTGACATGGGAGCTGGCTCAGCAGTTGATGGGCGCCCCTCGGCATCTGGGCCAGCATCCGGGCGGCTTTGTCCTGACCAATGACAGGCTCGACGAACTGGTGCCGATCGAGCAGGCCCGGATGGAGGATCGCCAGACGATTGAGTGGGACAAGGACGACATCGAGGCGCTCAAGTTCATGAAGGTCGATGTGCTTGCCTTGGGAATGCTTACCTGCATGGCGCGAAGCTTCGCCTTCCTGGAGGAGCATAAGGGTGTAACGCTGGATCTCGCCACCATCGAGCCGGAAGACCCGCCGACCTATGCGATGATCCGCAAGGCCGACACGCTCGGCACCTTCCAGATCGAATCCCGCGCGCAGATGTCGATGCTGCCGCGGCTGAAACCCCAGACCTATTACGACCTGGTCATCCAGGTGGCGATCGTTCGCCCCGGTCCGATCCAGGGCGACATGGTGCATCCCTATCTTCGACGGCGCGAGGGCAAGGAAGCGGTCGTCTATCCAAAGCCGGAACTGGAGGCCGTGCTCGGCAAGACGCTGGGCGTGCCATTGTTTCAGGAAAGCGCCATGAAAGTCGCGATCGTCTGTGCCGGCTTTACTGCCGGCGAGGCGGATGCGCTCAGACGCTCCATGGCGACATTCAAGTTCACCGGTGGGGTCAGCAAGTTCAAGGACAAGCTCGTCCAGGGCATGGTGAAGAACGGCTACACCGAGGAATTTGCCGAGAAGACCTTCTCGCAGCTCGAGGGGTTTGGCTCCTATGGCTTTCCGGAGAGCCATGCTGCCTCCTTTGCTCTCATCGCCTACGCCTCGGCCTTTGTGAAATGCCATTATCCGGACGTGTTCTGTGCCGCCCTCATCAATGCGCAACCGATGGGTTTCTACGCTCCCGCCCAGATCGTGACGGATGCCCGCGCCCATGGGGTGACGATCCGGCCGGTCTGCATCAATCACTCGCGGTGGGATTGCACGCTCGAAGAGATCAGCGGAACCGATGACCATGCCGTGCGGCTCGGTATGCGCTTGGTAAAGGGGCTGCCTGAACAGGATGCGGCAAAGATCGCGGTGGCGCGCGGCGACGAGCCCTTCGTTTCCATCGACGATATGTGGCGGCGCGCCGGCGTGCCACTTCCACTCTTCGCTGCGGCCGCCGATCGTGAGCGGGCGGTGATCGCCGAACAGCAGGAACCGGACGTGACGCTTCGGCAGATGACGGAGGGTGCCAATGTCGTCGAGGATTACGGACATACGGGCGTGACGCTGCGTGCCCATCCGGTCAGCTTCCTGCGCGAGGATCTCACCCGCCGAAACATCGTCACCTGCGCCGAGGCGACATCGGCGCGCGATGGGCGCTGGTTGATGACATCAGGCCTTGTTCTCGTCCGGCAGAAACCTGGCAGTGCCAAGGGCGTCATGTTCATGACCATTGAGGATGAGACAGGCGTTGCCAATATTGTCGTCTGGCCGAGCCTCTTTGAAAAACAGCGCCGCGTCGTGCTCGGATCCGCCATGATGGCGATCAACGGCAAGATCCAGCGCGAAGGGGGCGTGGTGCATCTGGTGGCGCAACGGATGTTCGATTTAACCACCGATCTGGCAAGCCTTGGCGAGCGGGACACATTCCGGGTGCCGACAGGCCGTGGCGACGAGTTCGCGCATGGATCACCCGGCAGCCCGGATAGCCGTGAGCGGCCACCAATGGGGGTCAAGGCGCGCGAAATTTACATTGATGACCTGCACATCGATACGCTGAAGGTGAAAAGCCGGAATTTTCATTAA
- a CDS encoding PIN domain-containing protein: MPIAILDADVLFPMMLRDTLLRVAAADCYRAHWSSRILDEVTRNLISDYGMEPARAGVLRAVMEEAFPDANVEGWEPLEPAMRNHPKDRHVAAAAVAIGAGIIVTSNIRDFRDLSPGIVAMTPDDFLVSLLSKEADGLLEALVAQAAGYRRPTLSVLELMEKLSGIAPKFAAEALSILSTKAK, from the coding sequence ATGCCAATCGCCATCCTCGATGCCGACGTCCTATTCCCGATGATGCTGCGCGATACATTATTGCGCGTGGCTGCGGCAGACTGCTATCGCGCGCATTGGTCGTCGCGAATCCTCGACGAAGTCACGCGCAACCTTATCAGCGATTATGGAATGGAGCCGGCCAGAGCGGGGGTATTGCGTGCCGTTATGGAGGAGGCGTTCCCCGACGCGAATGTCGAAGGCTGGGAGCCACTGGAGCCGGCAATGCGGAACCACCCCAAGGATCGGCACGTGGCCGCAGCCGCTGTAGCGATCGGGGCTGGCATTATCGTCACATCGAACATCCGAGACTTCCGCGACCTTTCGCCCGGCATCGTCGCCATGACACCCGACGATTTTCTTGTCTCGCTGCTGAGTAAAGAGGCGGACGGGCTCTTGGAGGCGCTCGTCGCACAGGCCGCAGGCTACCGTCGACCAACTTTGTCCGTCTTGGAATTGATGGAAAAGCTGTCAGGGATTGCGCCCAAGTTTGCCGCAGAGGCATTGTCCATTTTAAGCACAAAAGCTAAATGA